From a single Apium graveolens cultivar Ventura unplaced genomic scaffold, ASM990537v1 ctg4988, whole genome shotgun sequence genomic region:
- the LOC141702395 gene encoding ARM REPEAT PROTEIN INTERACTING WITH ABF2-like produces the protein MVQRGAIDPLIKLVKSQDVELQEFSAFALGLLAQDTHSRAGIAQSGGVVPLLNLLDSNIEQVQQNAAYALSELAKDEDNAVDIIVAGGVQKLKDGEYLVEETRNYVSDTLDTLEEKMNEQVLRHLLYLMRIADRSIQERIALTLSHLCLPDDQKSIFVNNNGLDILLDLLASTDLNSNDLHQRLYTSYARWTQVRHPQSHRISHWKMSPVRMTYQWP, from the exons ATGGTTCAACGAGGTGCTATTGACCCATTGATTAAGTTGGTTAAATCGCAAGATGTTGAACTACAAGAATTTTCAGCTTTTGCACTAGGACTGTTGGCACAG GATACACACAGCCGAGCTGGTATTGCCCAAAGCGGTGGTGTAGTGCCATTGTTGAATCTTCTTGATTCAAATATTGAACAAGTGCAACAAAATGCAGCATATGCTCTTAGTGAGCTCGCAAAAGATGAG GATAATGCTGTGGATATTATCGTGGCTGGAGGAGTTCAAAAACTTAAAGACGGAGAATACCTTGTCGAA GAAACAAGGAATTATGTTTCAGATACACTAGATACCTTAGAGGAAAAGATGAATGAACAA GTGCTGAGACATTTGTTGTACCTGATGCGGATCGCTGATAGATCTATTCAGGAAAGAATTGCCCTGACTCTTTCTCATCTATGTTTACCAGATGATCAAAAGTCAATATTTGTTAATAACAATG GACTAGATATTCTACTGGACCTTTTAGCATCGACGGATTTAAACTCCAACGACTTGCATCAGAGGCTTTATACGTCTTATGCCCGATGGACACAGGTCCGACATCCCCAATCTCACAG GATCTCTCACTGGAAAATGTCTCCCGTACGTATGACTTATCAGTGGCCTTGA